CCCGCACACCCCCGGCCTCGACGTCGCGGGCACCGTCGACCAGCTCGGCGACGGCGTCACCGACCTCCGGGTCGGCGACCGCGTGATCGGCTTCCTGCCCTTCGTCGTCGACGGCGCCTCGGCCGAGCACGTCGTGGTCGACGCCGAGAGCCTGACCGCGGCGCCGACCACGATCCCGCTCGCCGACGCCGCCGCGCTGCCCGTGGTCGGCCTGACCGCGTGGCAGGCCGTGCACGAGCACGCCGCCCTCCAGTCCGGGCAGCGCATCCTGGTCAACGGCGCCGGCGGTGCGGTCGGGCGCTATGCCGTCCAGCTCGCCGCGGCCGCGTCGGCCCACGTCGTCGCCACCGGGGGCAGCGACGTCCGCGACCACCTCCTCGCCCTCGGCGCGGATCAGGTCGTCGACCACACCAGCACGGACGTACGCTCCGCGGTGACCGAGCCCGTCGACGTCCTGCTCAACCTCGCGCCGGTCACGCCGGAGCAGCTCGCCGACCTCGCCACCCTCGTCGCCGACGGCGGGGTCGTGGTCAACACGACCGTCTGGATGCCCGCGCCGAGCGACGAGTCTCGTGGCGTGCGCGGCATCGACCTCTACGTCCGCAGCGACGCCGAGCAGCTCGCCGGCCTGGTGGCCCGGGTGGACCGCGGCGAGCTGCTGGTCGACGTCGACCAGAGGGTGGCCCTCGAGGACCTTCCCGCGGTGCACGCCCGGGCGGCCGCCGGCCGGCTGCGCGGCAAGGTCGTCGTCACCCCCGCCTAGGCGAGGACTAGCCCGTCGGGTCCGGCGTCGACGGTGACCGAGCCGCCGTCGGTGACCTCGCCGCCGATCAGCTTCCGAGCGAGCGGGTCGCCGATCGCCGACTGGATCAGCCGGCGCAGCGGCCGGGCGCCGTACGCCGGGTCGTAGCCGATCTCGGCCAGCCAGGCGCGTGCCGCGTCGGTCACCGAGATGTTGATCCGCCGCACGGCGAGCCGCTTCTCGAGCAGCGTGAGCTGGAGGTCGACGATGTGGGCCAGGTCGTCCTTGGTGAGCGCGTCGAACAGGACGACCTCGTCGAGCCGGTTGAGGAACTCGGGCTTGAAGTGCGCCCGGACCACGCCCATCACCGACTCCTTCTTGACCTCCGGCTCCATGAGCGGGTCGACCAAGAAGTTCGAGCCGAGGTTGGAGGTCAGGATCAGCAGGGTGTTGCGGAAGTCGACCGTGCGGCCCTGGCCGTCGGTGAGCCGGCCGTCGTCGAGCACCTGCAGCAGGATGTCGAAGACCTCCGGGTGTGCTTTCTCGACCTCGTCGAGCAGCACCACGCTGTAGGGCCGGCGCCGCACGGCCTCGGTGAGCTGGCCGCCCTCGTCGTAGCCGACGTAGCCGGGCGGCGCACCGACGAGCCGCGAGACCGAGTGCTTCTCGCTGTACTCGCTCATGTCGATGCGGACGATCGCCCGCTCGTCGTCGAAGAGGAAGTCGGCGAGCGACTTGGCCAGCTCGGTCTTGCCGGTGCCGGTCGGGCCGAGGAAGAGGAACGACCCGGTCGGCCGGTTGGGGTCGGAGATCCCGGCCCGCGAGCGGCGTACGGCGTCGCTGACCGCGGTCACGGCCTCGCGCTGGCCGATGAGGCGCTCACCGATCACCTGCTCCATCTCGAGCAGCTTGGCGGTCTCGCCCTGCAGCATCCTGCCGGTCGGGATGCCGGTCCAGGCCTCGACGACGTCGGCGATCTGCTCGGCACCGACCTCCTCGCCGACCAGCGGCTCGAGGTCGAGCTGCTCGGCCTTCTCCACCTCGGCGATCTGCTTCTCGAGCTCGGGGATGCGGCCGTACTGGATCTCGCTGGCGCCGGCGAGGTCGCCCTCGCGCAGCTTCTTCTCGGCCTCGATCTTGAGCTGGTCGAGCTGGCGGCGCAGCTCGCCCTCGCCCTGGAGCTGGTCCTTCTCGCGCTCCCAGCGGGCCTCGAGGCCGCGCAGCTCCTCCTCGCGGTCGGCGAGGTCCTTCTGCAGCACCTCGAGCCGCTCGACCGACGCGGGGTCGGTCTCCTTCTCGAGCGCGAACTGCTCCATCTTGAGCCGGTCGACCTGGCGGCGCAGCACGTCGATCTCCTCCGGGGAGGACTCGTGCTCCATCCGCAGCCGCGAGGCGGCCTCGTCGATGAGGTCGATCGCCTTGTCGGGCAGCTGGCGGCCGGTGATGTAGCGGTCGGACAGCGTCGCGGCGGCGACGAGCGCGGCGTCGGTGATGCGCACGCCGTGGTGCGCCTCGTACTTCTCCTGGATGCCGCGCAGGATCTGGATGGTGTCCTCGACGGTGGGCTCGCCGACGAAGACCTGCTGGAAGCGGCGCTCGAGGGCGGGGTCCTTCTCGATCCGCTCGCGGTACTCGTCGAGCGTGGTCGCGCCGATCATGTGCAGCTCGCCGCGCGCGAGCATCGGCTTGAGCATGTTGCCGGCGTCCATCGCGGAGTCGCCGCCGGCGCCCGCGCCGACGACCGTGTGCAGCTCGTCGATGAACGTGATGACCTGCCCGCCGGCGTCCTTGATCTCCTCGAGCACGGCCTTGAGCCGCTCCTCGAACTCGCCGCGGTACTTCGCGCCGGCCACCATCGCGGCCAGGTCGAGCGACAGCACGCGACGACCCTTGAGGGAGTCGGGGACGTCACCGGCGACGACGCGCTGGGCGAGGCCCTCGACGACGGCGGTCTTGCCGACGCCCGGCTCGCCGATGAGCACGGGGTTGTTCTTGGTGCGCCGCGAGAGGACCTGGACCACCCGTCGGATCTCGGCGTCGCGGCCGATCACGGGGTCGAGGCGCCCGTCCTCCGCTGCCCGGGTGAGGTCGACGCTGTACTTCTCCAGCGACTCGTACGACGCCTCGGCGCTCTCGCTGGTCACCCGGCGGTTGCCGCGGACGGCCGTGATCGCCTCGCGCAGGCCGGCCGCGTCGAGACCGGCGTCGGTCAGGACCTTCTGGGCCGAGGACTCGACGGTGGCGAGGGCCACGAGCAGGTGGTCGGTGGCGACGTAGTCGTCGCGCATCGAGCCGGCCAGGTCGAGCGACGAGGCGAGGACGCGGGTCAGCGCCGCCGAGGCGCTCGGTTGCTGGACGGTCGAGCCGGTGGCGCTGGGCAGGGCGCGCTGCACCCGGACGGCCTTCGCCAGCAGGTCGGCGGCGTCGACGCCTGCCTTCTGGACGAGGCTGCGGGTCGCGCCGTCCTCCTGCTGGAGCAGGGCGACGAGCAGGTGGATCGGCTCGGTGTTGGTGTTGCCGCCGGTGGTGGCGGCGAGCTGGGCAGCCTCGATGACCTCGCGGCTGCGGGTGGTGAACTTCTCGGCACCGAACTGGCTCAACTCATCTCCTCTGTGTGCGTGGTGGGGACCACTGTGGTCCCACCTCGTCCAACGCGCCAGAAGTTGAGTCGATTCCCCTCAACTCTGGGGACGTCGCATGGTGTCAGCGCGCCGGAGGAGGTAGGTGTCCATCACCCAGCCGTCGGCGTCCTTCGCCCGCGCGCGAGCCGCCCGGACCTCCTCGACGACCTCGCCGAGCCGGCCGGCGACGAGCTCCTCGTGGGGGCTGCCGAGGTTGGCGCCCCACCAGATGTCCCACTCGCCCTCCTCCGCTGGAAGCAACGTTGCCTGCAGCCGGCCGTCCAGCATCACGACGAGGTTGTCGTGGCCGGCGGCGACCTCGTCGGCGAGCCGGCGCCCGGTCGTCACCAGCACCGGCCGGCCGACCTCGTGGAGCACGACCCGGTGCCGGGCGGCGAGGAGCGAGAGCGCGGAGATGCCGGGCACGACGTCGTACGCCACGCCCAGGCGGTCGACCAGGCGGTCGACCACGCGGTCGACCACGCGGATCGTCGAGTCGTAGAACGCCGGGTCGCCCCACACCAGGAGGCCGACCGTGCCGGGCCGCTGCGCGATCACCGATCCGTACGCCGCCGCGCGGGCGTCGTGCCAGTCGAGGACCGCGCCGTCGTAGCCGGCGCCGTCGAGGCCCGCGTCGCGGTCGCGCGGCGGGTCGGGGACGGCGACCAGCTCGACGCCGACGTCCTCGCAGACCGCGCGGCGCAGCGCGAGCAGGGGATCACCCGGGCCCTTGTCGGCGGCGATGACGTAGTCGCACCCCGCGATGGCTTCGCGGGCCTCGGCCGTCAACTGCCCGGGGTGGCAGCCGATGCCGACGATCCTGACCCGCACGGCCGGTCCCGCCTCGATCACCGGTCCTCCAGCTCGCCCTCGACGTCGAGGTAGACCTGCTGCAGCGCCGCCATCACGTCGGCGTCGGGCGACTCCCACAGCCCGCGCTCGGCGGCCTCGTGGAGCCGCTCGACGATGCCACGCAGCGCCCACGGGTTGGAGGTGCGCAGGAACTGCTGGTTGGTCTCGTCGAGGACGTACTCCTTGGCCAGCGTCTCGTACATCCAGTCGTGCACGACCCCCGTCGTGGCGTCGAACCCGAACAGGTAGTCGACGGTCGCGGCGAGCTCGAAGGCTCCCTTGTAGCCGTGGCGCTGCATCGCGGCGATCCAGCGCGGGTTGACCACGCGCGCCCGGAAGACGCGGTTGGTCTCCTCCTGCAGCGTGCGGGTGCGCACCGCGTCCGGCGTCGTCGAGTCGCCGACGTAGGCCTTGGGGTCACTGCCGGTCAGCGCGCGGACCGTGGCGACCATGCCGCCGTGGTACTGGAAGTAGTCGTCGCTGTCGGCGATGTCGTGCTCGCGGGTGTCGATGTTCTTCGCCGCCACCTTGATCCGCCGGTAGTTGGCGCGCATGTCGTCGGCGGCCGGCGCCCCGTCGAGGTCGCGGCCGTAGGCGAAGCCGCCCCAGGTCGTGTAGACCTCGGCGAGGTCCTGGTCGCTGCGCCAGTTGCCGGACTCGACGACCTGCAGGATCCCGGCGCCGTACGACCCGGGCTTGGACCCGAAGATCCGGGTGGTCGAGCGCCGCTCGTCGCCGTGCTCGGCCAGGTCGGCGCGCGCGTGGGCGCGGACGTAGTTGTGCTCGTCGGGCTCCTCGAGGCCGGCCACGAGGCGTACGGCGTCGTCGAGCATCGCGACCACGTGCGGGAAGGCGTCGCGGAAGAAGCCGGAGATCCGGACCGTGACGTCGATGCGCGGCCGGCCGAGCTCGTCGAGCGGGACGACCTGCAGGTCGTTGACCCGGCGCGAGGCCTCGTCCCACACCGGCCGCACGCCGAGCAGGGCGAGCACCTCGGCGATGTCGTCACCGCTGGTGCGCATCGCGCTCGTGCCCCACACCGACAGGCCGACGGACTGCGGGTAGGTGCCGGTCTCGTCGAGGTACTTCGCCACGAGCGACTCGGCCATCGCGTGGCCGGTCTGCCACGCGAGGCGGGAGGGGACCGCGCGCGGGTCGACGGTGTAGAAGTTGCGGCCCGTCGGCAGCACGTTGACCAGCCCGCGCAGCGGCGAGCCGGACGGGCCGGCCGCGACGAACCCGCCGTCGAGCGCGTGCACCACGGCGTCGAGCTCGTCGGTCGTGCGCGCCAGCCGCGGCACGACCTGGGTCGCCGCGAACTCCAGCACCCGCTGGACCTCGGGGTCGTCGTGGAGCTCGGCCGCGCGGGCGGGGTCCCAGTCGGCCTTGTCCATCTGCTCGACGAGGTCACGCGCGATCGCCTCGACCCGGTCCACCTCGGCCGTTCCCTCGGTGGTCGAGTAGCCGTCGCGAGGAACGAGCGACGGCATATCGAGACCCAGGCCGAGCGCCGCCCGCAGCCCCGGCACCGCCTGGGCCTGCCCGCCGAACACCTGCGCCGCCCGCATGATCGCGAGCACGAGGTTGACCCGCGCCTCGCCGGCGGGCGCCTCGCCGAGCACGTGCAGCCCGTCGCGGATCTGCGCGTCCTTGATCTCGCAGAGCCACCCGTCCACGTGCATGATGAAGTCGTCGAACTCCTCGGCGTCCGGCTGCTCCTCCAGCCCCAGGTCGCGGTGCATCTCCGCGGCGTGCATGAGCTGCCAGATCTCGCCGCGGATCGCCGGCAGCTTGGCCGGGTCCATCGCGGCGATGTTGGCGTGCTCGTCGAGGAGCTGCTCGAGGCGGGCGATGTCGCCGTACGACTCCGCGCGGGCCATCGGCGGCACGAGGTGGTCGACGATCGTGGCGTGCGCGCGGCGCTTGGCCTGCGCGCCCTCGCCCGGGTCGTTGACGAGGAACGGGTAGACCAGCGGCAGGTCGCCGAGCGCCGCGTCGGTGCCGCAGCTCGCCGACAGCGCGGCGTTCTTGCCGGGCAGCCACTCCAGCGAGCCGTGCTTGCCGAGGTGGACCACGGCGTCGGCCTGGAAGCCCCCCTCCTCGACAGCACTGCCCAGCCAGCGGTAGGCGGCGAGGTAGTGGTGCGTCGGCGCGAGGTCCGGGTCGTGGTAGATCGCGATCGGGTTCTCGCCGAAGCCGCGCGGCGGCTGGATGAGCAGGACGACGTTGCCGGCCCGCACCGTGGCGAGGACGAGCTCGCCCGCGTCGTTGACGAAGAGCGACCCGACGCCCGGCCCCCACGCCTCCACCATCGCGTCGCGGAGGTCCTGCGGGAGGTCGCGGGTCCAGGCGGCGTACTGCTCCGGCGTGATCCGCACGTGCGCGTCCGTCAGCTGCGCGTGGGTCAGCCACTCCTCGTCCTGGCCGCCGGCGGCGATGAGCGCGTGGATCAGCGCGTCCCCCTTCTCGGTGTCGCTCGCGTCCCGGCCCAGGATGTCCGTCACCACGTTCCCCGACCCCAGGTCGTACCCCTCCGCCCGCAGCCGCTGGAGCAGCCGGATGGTCGAGACCGGGGTGTCGAGGCCGACGGCGTTGCCGATGCGGGCGTGCTTGGTGGGGTAGGCCGAGAGCACGAGGGCGAGCCTCTTCTCGGCGTTCGGGGTCGTCCGCAGGCGCGCGTGCCGCACCGCGATGCCGGCGACGCGGGCGCAGCGCTCGGGGTCGGCGACGTAGTGCGGCAGCCCGTCGGCGTCGACCTCCTTGAAGGAGAACGGCGCGGTGATGATGCGGCCGTCGAACTCCGGGATGGCGATCTGCGTCGCCGAGTCGAGCGGGCTGACGCCGTCGTCGGAGGCCTCCCACTCGGCGCGGCTCGAGGTGAGGCACAGGCCCTGGATGATCGGGATGTCGAGCGCCGACATCCGCGCCACGTCCCACGACTCGTCGTCCCCGCCGGCGCTGGCGCTCGACGGTACGCTGCCGCCGGCCGCGAGGACGGTCACGATCAGCGCGTCCAGCGTGCCGAACGCCTCGTAGAGCTCGTCGGGCGCGGAGCGGAGCGAGCCGACGAAGATGGGTACGCCGACCGCGTGGCCGGTCGCGTCCACCGCGTCGGCGAGGGCGTGCGCGAAGGCGGTGTTGCCGCTCGCCTCGTGCGCCCGGTAGTAGAGGACCCCGATCCGCGGCAGGTCCTCGTCGACCGCCGGCCGCTCCGCGAACCCCCACTGCGGCAGCACCGCCGGCGGCGCGAACCCCTCGCCGGTCAGCAGCACGGTGTCGGAGAGGAAGGCGTGCAGCTGGGCGAGGTTGTCCGGGCCGCCCTCGGCGAGGTAGCGGTGGGCCTCGGCGGCGACGCCGATCGGCACCGACGACAGCTCCATCAGCTCGGCGCTCGGGGTCTGCTCGCCTCCGAGGACGACGGCGGGCATGCCGGTCGCGGCGACGCGGGTGAAGCCGGAGCAGAGGTCCTGCGGCGAGCCGAGCAGCCGGCCGACGACGAGGTCGCAGCCCTCGATCACCTCGGCCATCGACTGGTGGCCGGGCCGCGCCGGGTTGGCGAGGACGTAGTCGGCACCCGACGCCCGCGCGCTGAGCAGGTCGGTGTCGGACGTGGACAGGAGCGCGATCCGGGTCATGACGGGTCCTCCGGGGTGACGGGCGGTGCGGTGGTCGGGGTGGTGGTCGGGGTGGTGGTCGGGCGTGGTGGCCGCTGCGCGGGTGCGGGCGAGCCGGTGGCCGTCGACGGGGGTCCCGCGGACGAGGTGCTGGGCGACGAGGTCCTCGGCGACGGCGGCGTCCACGCCGCCGTACCAGACGTCGTCGGGCTGGATGCTGACGACGGGTGCGTGGTTGCAGGGGAACTGGCAGCCGGTCTGGGTGATGAGCACGTCGTCGTCGCCGAGGCCGTGCTCTGCGAGGAGCCGGCCGAGCGCCGTCGCCGTCCGGTCGGAGCCGGCGGCGGTGCAGCGAGGCCCGCGGCACACCAGCACCTGGTGCCGGTGGCCGGGGACGGCGTCCCACGCGGACGACGCCAGCGCCGCCTCGCTCCCGGTGATCGGACGGGCGAGGTCGAGGATGCCGCGCAGCGTGGCCGCGTCGTGGCCGTCGAGGTCGTTGCGCAGCACCGCGGTGGCGACCCGCACGTCGGGGCGTACGCCGTCGCGCTCGCGCCACCAGTGACCGGCCACCCGACGCAGCCAGGACTGCGCCGGGGCGTGCGGGCCGAGGCTGACGCCGGCCAGCGAGATCGTCGTCGCGCCGGCGTCGGCCAGCCGGGTGAGCTCGGCGGAGAGGGACGGGTCGCCGAGCTGGAGGTAGCCGACGCTGCCGCCGAGGCGGCTCGCCGCGGCGGCCAGGCGTGCGTGCTCGGCGACCTCGAGGACCGACATCCCGACGAGCAGGTCGTGGGCGCTCACACGCGCACCTCCCGCCGGGGTCCGTTCCAGCGCACGTGCGGCCGGTCGTGGACCGGGTGCGGCTCGACGGTGGCGTCGACGCCGTAGACGTCCGCGATCAACGCCGAGGTGAGCACCTCGTGCACCGGGCCGGCGGCGACCAGCCGACCGGCGTCGAGGACCGCGAGCCGGTCGCAGTAGGCGGCGGCCAGCTCGAGGTCGTGCAGCGCGGCGACGGTGGTGAGGCCGAGCCCGCGGACGCGGTCGAGGAAGTCGAGCTGGTGGCCGAGGTCGAGGTGGTTGGTGGGCTCGTCGAGGAGCAGCACGGCGGGGCGCTGGGCCACCGCGCGGGCCAGCTGGGTGCGTTGGCGCTCACCGCCCGACAGCGTCTGCCAGCTGCGGTCGGCCAGCTCGGCGACGTCGGCGAAGCGCAGCGCCTCGTCGACCGCCTCGCGCTCGCCCGGCGGGGTGTCGAAGACAGCGAGACGCCCGGTGCGGTGCGGGATCCGGCCGAGCTCGACGACCTGCCGCACGGTGAGGTCGAGCGTCGTCGCCGCCTGCTGCTCGACCAGCCCCACCAGCCGGGCCCGCTCGCGCGGCGGCAGGGCGTGGAGGTTGCGGCCGTCGAGCAGCACGTCGCCCGCGGCCGGTCGGGTCTGGCCCGCGACGAGGTTGATCAGCGTGGTCTTGCCCGACCCGTTGGGCCCGAGCAGGCCCGTCACCGTGCCGGGCTCGCAGACGAGGTCGATGTCGCGGACGATCTCGCGGCCGCCGGCCCGCCAGGCCGCGCCGCGCACCTCGAGGCGTACGCCGTGCGCGTCAGGCATGGTGCCCCCCGCGGCGCAGGAGCCAGGCGAAGAACGGCGCCCCGACGACGCCGGTGACGACCCCGAGCGGCACCTCCTGCCCCTCGACGACCGACCGGGCGACAGTGTCGGCGAGCACGAGCGTGATCGCGCCGACGACAGCGCACATCGGCAGCAGCAGTCGGTGGCCGGGACCGGTGACGAGCCGCACCATGTGCGGCACGACCAGGCCGACGAAGCCGATCAGGCCGGCGTACGCCACCAGGCAGGCGGTGACCAGGGCCGTGCCGACGAGCAGCAACCAGCGCAGCCGGGTCACGTCGACGCCGAGCGAGCGGGCGGACACCTCGCCGAACGCGAAGGCGTCGAGCTGGTCGGCCAGGGCGACGATGCCGACCGTGGCGACGAGCGCGACGACGGCGAGGAACACCGACGACTCCCACCGCAGCCCCGCGACGGAGCCGAGGGTCCACGACAGCACCCGGCGCGCGGCCTGGCTGTCGCCGCTGACGATGACGAGGAAGGCGGTGTAGGCCGCGCAGACCTGGCCGACGGCGACGCCGGCGAGGATCGTGCGGGTCGGGGGCAGGCTGCCCGACCGGCCGGCGGCGAGCAGCAGCACGGCGAGCAGCGCCGCCAGCGCTCCCGCGAAGCCGGCCCCCGCGACCGCGGCCGAGCCGACGAGGCCGGCGAACGGCACGCCGAGCACGATGACCGTCACCGCACCGACGGCCGCGCCGCCCGAGATGCCGAGGAGGTAGGGGTCGGCGAGGTCGTTGCGGGTCAGCGACTGGAGCACCGCTCCGCACAGCGCCAGCGCGGCGCCGACGGCGGCCGCGCCCAGCACGCGCGGCATCCGCAGCTGCCACACGATCTGGTCGTGGAAGAGCGCGACGTCGAAGTCGCCCAGGTGCATCCGCCGGCCGACGACCTCCAGCACCTGCGGAACGGGTACGGGGACCGCCCCCACCCCGAGCGACACCGCCATGGCGACCCCGAGCACCACCAGCCCGAGGGCGAGGGTGCCGAGGCCACCCAGGGTCCGGGTCACCGTGCGGCGGCGAGCTCGAGGAGCTGGTCGGAGACCGAGGCGGCGCCGTCGGCGAGACGCACCCCCGGTGTGGTCTCCGAGAAGGGGACGACGACGTACGCCTCGGCGGCGACGGCGTCGAGCTGCCGGAGGACCGGGTCGGCCTCCAGGTAGTCGATCTTGTCCTCGGCACTCGACCAGGAGGCGTCGGCGAGCACGATCACGTCGGGGTTCGCGGCGACGACCTTCTCCCACGTGCCGTCGGCCCAGCCGTCGTCGAGGCCGCCGAAGACGTTGGTCGCGCCGACCGCGTCGAGCACGAGCTGCGGCCCGCCGCCGCCCGCGCCGACGTACGGCGTGCGGTCGCCGGAGTCGAACCAGAGGACGTCGAGCCCCGTGCCCGCCGCGGTCTCCTCGATCCCGTCGAGCAGCGCCTGCTGCTCGGCGACGAGCTGCTCGGCCCGCTCGGGGACGCCGAAGGCGGTCGCGACCGACTCGACCTCGTCCCAGACCGCGTCGAAGGACGGCTCGGGCCGGTCGGCGGCCTCCTCGCACCCGAAGGGCGAGAGGTACGACGGCGTGCCCGCCGCGTCGAGCTCGTCGCGCGTGCCCGCCACCTTGGCGTCGAAGGCGCTGCCGTAGGACGCGTAGACGAAGTCCGGCTGGGCCGCGAGGAGGTCCTCGCGGGAGGGGTACTCCTCAGCGAGCACGTCGACCGACTCGTAGGCCGCCTGCCACTTGGCTGGGACGGCGTCGTCGAGGTAGGCGGTGCCGGCGAGCTGGTCCTCGACGCCCAGGGCGAGGGCGACCTCGGTCGCACCCTGGTTGAGGGTGACGGCCCGGCGCGGCCGCGCCGCCAGCGTCGTGGTGCGCCCGCAGCTCGTGACCTCGACGGGGAAGATCGACGCGCTGCCGCTCGTGTCGGCCGGGCCCGGATCGGACGCGCTGTCCGCCTCCGGAGCCCCGGCGCAACCGCTCAGGACGAGCACAGCGGTGACGGACAGGACGGTCTTCGGCAACAGCGCGATCCGCACGGATCCTCCTCGGGGTTCTCGCCCCTCGTGATGGGATCCGCGTGGGCCAGTGTCTGGCTACGGCCTGCGCTCGGCAGGCCTCACAGTGGCGGAACCGCCCCGGGCTTGCACCGGGTTCCTGGGTCCCACGCGGAGTGGTGCCGCGAGCCTAGCCGGTCTCTCGCCTGACCCTCCAACGATGGTTGAGCAGCGAGGAACGAGCGTGCCGAAACCAAGGCCGTGCCAAGATCTCGCCCCATGACCGACCGGACCCGCGGCGACCTCTGCCCGGGCGTCTTCCGCCCCTGGCCGGCCGACGACGGCGCGCTCGTCCGCCTCCGGGTCCCCGGCGGCCACCTCACCCGTACGACCCTCCTGGCGCTGCTCGACCTCGCCGAGTCGTACGGCGACGGGCGGGTGCACCTGACCAAGCGGGCCAACCTCCAGCTGCGCGCGCTGCCGTCGATCGACGGCGCCCTGCCGGACGCGGTGGTCGAGGCGATCCGCGCGACCGGCCTGCTCCCGTACCCCGCGCACGAGCTGGTCCGCAACGTGCTCGTCTCGCCGCTGACCGGGCTGGTGGGCGGTCGCGCCGACCT
This genomic stretch from Nocardioides renjunii harbors:
- a CDS encoding NADP-dependent oxidoreductase, with amino-acid sequence MKAIRFHQYGDADVLRLEEVELPEPGPDQVRVRVAGTSFNGVDANIRAGNMQGPMPLTLPHTPGLDVAGTVDQLGDGVTDLRVGDRVIGFLPFVVDGASAEHVVVDAESLTAAPTTIPLADAAALPVVGLTAWQAVHEHAALQSGQRILVNGAGGAVGRYAVQLAAAASAHVVATGGSDVRDHLLALGADQVVDHTSTDVRSAVTEPVDVLLNLAPVTPEQLADLATLVADGGVVVNTTVWMPAPSDESRGVRGIDLYVRSDAEQLAGLVARVDRGELLVDVDQRVALEDLPAVHARAAAGRLRGKVVVTPA
- the clpB gene encoding ATP-dependent chaperone ClpB, with protein sequence MSQFGAEKFTTRSREVIEAAQLAATTGGNTNTEPIHLLVALLQQEDGATRSLVQKAGVDAADLLAKAVRVQRALPSATGSTVQQPSASAALTRVLASSLDLAGSMRDDYVATDHLLVALATVESSAQKVLTDAGLDAAGLREAITAVRGNRRVTSESAEASYESLEKYSVDLTRAAEDGRLDPVIGRDAEIRRVVQVLSRRTKNNPVLIGEPGVGKTAVVEGLAQRVVAGDVPDSLKGRRVLSLDLAAMVAGAKYRGEFEERLKAVLEEIKDAGGQVITFIDELHTVVGAGAGGDSAMDAGNMLKPMLARGELHMIGATTLDEYRERIEKDPALERRFQQVFVGEPTVEDTIQILRGIQEKYEAHHGVRITDAALVAAATLSDRYITGRQLPDKAIDLIDEAASRLRMEHESSPEEIDVLRRQVDRLKMEQFALEKETDPASVERLEVLQKDLADREEELRGLEARWEREKDQLQGEGELRRQLDQLKIEAEKKLREGDLAGASEIQYGRIPELEKQIAEVEKAEQLDLEPLVGEEVGAEQIADVVEAWTGIPTGRMLQGETAKLLEMEQVIGERLIGQREAVTAVSDAVRRSRAGISDPNRPTGSFLFLGPTGTGKTELAKSLADFLFDDERAIVRIDMSEYSEKHSVSRLVGAPPGYVGYDEGGQLTEAVRRRPYSVVLLDEVEKAHPEVFDILLQVLDDGRLTDGQGRTVDFRNTLLILTSNLGSNFLVDPLMEPEVKKESVMGVVRAHFKPEFLNRLDEVVLFDALTKDDLAHIVDLQLTLLEKRLAVRRINISVTDAARAWLAEIGYDPAYGARPLRRLIQSAIGDPLARKLIGGEVTDGGSVTVDAGPDGLVLA
- the cobF gene encoding precorrin-6A synthase (deacetylating); the protein is MIEAGPAVRVRIVGIGCHPGQLTAEAREAIAGCDYVIAADKGPGDPLLALRRAVCEDVGVELVAVPDPPRDRDAGLDGAGYDGAVLDWHDARAAAYGSVIAQRPGTVGLLVWGDPAFYDSTIRVVDRVVDRLVDRLGVAYDVVPGISALSLLAARHRVVLHEVGRPVLVTTGRRLADEVAAGHDNLVVMLDGRLQATLLPAEEGEWDIWWGANLGSPHEELVAGRLGEVVEEVRAARARAKDADGWVMDTYLLRRADTMRRPQS
- the cobN gene encoding cobaltochelatase subunit CobN, translated to MSAHDLLVGMSVLEVAEHARLAAAASRLGGSVGYLQLGDPSLSAELTRLADAGATTISLAGVSLGPHAPAQSWLRRVAGHWWRERDGVRPDVRVATAVLRNDLDGHDAATLRGILDLARPITGSEAALASSAWDAVPGHRHQVLVCRGPRCTAAGSDRTATALGRLLAEHGLGDDDVLITQTGCQFPCNHAPVVSIQPDDVWYGGVDAAVAEDLVAQHLVRGTPVDGHRLARTRAAATTPDHHPDHHPDHRTARHPGGPVMTRIALLSTSDTDLLSARASGADYVLANPARPGHQSMAEVIEGCDLVVGRLLGSPQDLCSGFTRVAATGMPAVVLGGEQTPSAELMELSSVPIGVAAEAHRYLAEGGPDNLAQLHAFLSDTVLLTGEGFAPPAVLPQWGFAERPAVDEDLPRIGVLYYRAHEASGNTAFAHALADAVDATGHAVGVPIFVGSLRSAPDELYEAFGTLDALIVTVLAAGGSVPSSASAGGDDESWDVARMSALDIPIIQGLCLTSSRAEWEASDDGVSPLDSATQIAIPEFDGRIITAPFSFKEVDADGLPHYVADPERCARVAGIAVRHARLRTTPNAEKRLALVLSAYPTKHARIGNAVGLDTPVSTIRLLQRLRAEGYDLGSGNVVTDILGRDASDTEKGDALIHALIAAGGQDEEWLTHAQLTDAHVRITPEQYAAWTRDLPQDLRDAMVEAWGPGVGSLFVNDAGELVLATVRAGNVVLLIQPPRGFGENPIAIYHDPDLAPTHHYLAAYRWLGSAVEEGGFQADAVVHLGKHGSLEWLPGKNAALSASCGTDAALGDLPLVYPFLVNDPGEGAQAKRRAHATIVDHLVPPMARAESYGDIARLEQLLDEHANIAAMDPAKLPAIRGEIWQLMHAAEMHRDLGLEEQPDAEEFDDFIMHVDGWLCEIKDAQIRDGLHVLGEAPAGEARVNLVLAIMRAAQVFGGQAQAVPGLRAALGLGLDMPSLVPRDGYSTTEGTAEVDRVEAIARDLVEQMDKADWDPARAAELHDDPEVQRVLEFAATQVVPRLARTTDELDAVVHALDGGFVAAGPSGSPLRGLVNVLPTGRNFYTVDPRAVPSRLAWQTGHAMAESLVAKYLDETGTYPQSVGLSVWGTSAMRTSGDDIAEVLALLGVRPVWDEASRRVNDLQVVPLDELGRPRIDVTVRISGFFRDAFPHVVAMLDDAVRLVAGLEEPDEHNYVRAHARADLAEHGDERRSTTRIFGSKPGSYGAGILQVVESGNWRSDQDLAEVYTTWGGFAYGRDLDGAPAADDMRANYRRIKVAAKNIDTREHDIADSDDYFQYHGGMVATVRALTGSDPKAYVGDSTTPDAVRTRTLQEETNRVFRARVVNPRWIAAMQRHGYKGAFELAATVDYLFGFDATTGVVHDWMYETLAKEYVLDETNQQFLRTSNPWALRGIVERLHEAAERGLWESPDADVMAALQQVYLDVEGELEDR
- a CDS encoding ABC transporter ATP-binding protein gives rise to the protein MPDAHGVRLEVRGAAWRAGGREIVRDIDLVCEPGTVTGLLGPNGSGKTTLINLVAGQTRPAAGDVLLDGRNLHALPPRERARLVGLVEQQAATTLDLTVRQVVELGRIPHRTGRLAVFDTPPGEREAVDEALRFADVAELADRSWQTLSGGERQRTQLARAVAQRPAVLLLDEPTNHLDLGHQLDFLDRVRGLGLTTVAALHDLELAAAYCDRLAVLDAGRLVAAGPVHEVLTSALIADVYGVDATVEPHPVHDRPHVRWNGPRREVRV
- a CDS encoding FecCD family ABC transporter permease; translation: MAVSLGVGAVPVPVPQVLEVVGRRMHLGDFDVALFHDQIVWQLRMPRVLGAAAVGAALALCGAVLQSLTRNDLADPYLLGISGGAAVGAVTVIVLGVPFAGLVGSAAVAGAGFAGALAALLAVLLLAAGRSGSLPPTRTILAGVAVGQVCAAYTAFLVIVSGDSQAARRVLSWTLGSVAGLRWESSVFLAVVALVATVGIVALADQLDAFAFGEVSARSLGVDVTRLRWLLLVGTALVTACLVAYAGLIGFVGLVVPHMVRLVTGPGHRLLLPMCAVVGAITLVLADTVARSVVEGQEVPLGVVTGVVGAPFFAWLLRRGGHHA